One genomic window of Sporosarcina ureae includes the following:
- a CDS encoding Na(+)/H(+) antiporter subunit C, with translation METLITLLVGVLVAVGVYLLLSKEMLRIILGTAILSHAIHLLLLTMGGLKKGDVPLLTETAAEYTDALPQALILTAIVISFAVTAFLLVLSYRVYQESGPGLRGQEDE, from the coding sequence ATGGAGACATTAATTACCCTTCTGGTAGGTGTGCTAGTGGCAGTAGGCGTTTATTTACTTTTATCAAAAGAGATGTTGCGAATTATTTTAGGGACAGCAATTCTGTCGCATGCCATCCATTTATTATTATTGACAATGGGCGGTTTAAAAAAGGGTGATGTTCCTTTGCTGACAGAGACGGCTGCTGAATATACAGATGCACTGCCGCAAGCGTTGATTCTGACGGCGATTGTTATCAGTTTCGCGGTGACAGCATTTTTACTCGTATTGTCTTACCGTGTGTATCAAGAGTCTGGACCTGGATTGCGAGGGCAAGAAGATGAATAA
- a CDS encoding Na(+)/H(+) antiporter subunit B, translating into MKKNDVILQTVTKIVFFIILTFGVELFLSGHNNPGGGFIGGLVLSSAFVLLYLVYDIETVHRGTPFDFKRVAALGVLLAVGTGMFSLVFGEPFLSQKTWLVDLPVFGETELGTMTIFEAGVALTVLGVVVTIILGISEDVE; encoded by the coding sequence CTGAAGAAAAATGATGTGATCTTACAGACAGTGACGAAGATCGTATTTTTTATCATCTTGACGTTTGGTGTGGAACTTTTTTTATCAGGACATAATAATCCGGGAGGCGGCTTCATTGGCGGACTGGTGCTCTCTTCTGCGTTTGTATTATTGTATTTAGTTTATGACATAGAAACGGTTCACCGAGGCACGCCATTTGATTTTAAGCGAGTGGCGGCGCTTGGTGTGTTGCTTGCGGTAGGTACGGGAATGTTCTCGTTAGTGTTTGGCGAGCCCTTCCTATCACAGAAGACATGGCTTGTAGACTTACCGGTTTTTGGTGAGACAGAACTTGGAACGATGACGATTTTCGAAGCAGGGGTCGCACTGACTGTCCTCGGTGTTGTCGTGACGATTATTTTGGGAATCAGTGAGGATGTGGAGTAA
- a CDS encoding Na+/H+ antiporter subunit A: MITVLLAIFIPFIAAGLVPFIHKFLTGSRIGWFVITIPLFLFALLIRLVPSLSEGASYLYTLPWIPSADVYFSTHLDGLSMIFALLITGIGSLVVLYSIYYLSEREAIGRFYTYLLLFMGAMLGVVLSDNLIVLYVFWELTSISSFLLIAFWYHRKQSRYGAKKSMLITVTGGIFMLVGFLMLYTITGTFNLQELVAMREVIAADSLFIPAMLLVLVGAFTKSAQFPFHIWLPDAMEAPTPVSAYLHSATMVKAGIYLVARFTPVFAGDTTWFFVVSCVGLLTMLWGSVNAVKQTDLKALLAFSTVSQLGMIMSLLGIGSLAFASSESTHIALFTAATFAALFHMINHSTFKGSLFMVVGILDHELGTRNIQRLGGLATIMPITFTIALIGSFSMAGLPPFNGFLSKELFFEATLSLKEANLLSMDSLVLLFPIVAWVGSIFTFIYCMIIVFQTFFGKVHAPVPGQRPAHEAPIQMLISPMVLGSLVVLIFIFPNLLGTYILGPAMNAVYPQFVGMPGLVPEIKVWHGWGMPIYMTIGVVITGVLLYCFLRYWKGIYSFGFLQWTLDRSYNALLQRVERVASVVTKTYMTGSVRDYVAYIMLFFIALVGIGLLGFQQFIFDFSNDAVIEINESIIIFVMMCSSVAILFAKSRITAIILNGVLGYSIAILFVVFRAPDLALTQIIVETVTTVLFLLCFYYLPEWRNEHKSISMRVRNGLIAVASGVVVTVIALLVQGHSLYPSISVYYETASRLAGGLNVVNTILGDFRAFDTMLEVLVLFIAGLGVYSLVKLRRKKGVDHPEEK; encoded by the coding sequence TTGATTACCGTCTTACTGGCAATATTCATTCCATTTATCGCAGCAGGTTTGGTTCCATTTATACATAAATTTTTGACCGGAAGTCGGATCGGTTGGTTTGTAATCACCATTCCATTGTTCTTGTTTGCCTTACTAATTCGTCTTGTTCCCTCGCTTTCGGAAGGGGCGTCATATTTATACACGTTGCCATGGATACCTTCTGCAGATGTCTACTTTTCCACGCATTTAGATGGGCTAAGTATGATCTTTGCTTTATTGATTACGGGAATTGGTAGTCTGGTTGTATTGTATTCCATTTACTATCTTTCTGAACGGGAAGCGATTGGTCGCTTTTATACATATTTGCTATTGTTCATGGGAGCTATGCTAGGTGTCGTGTTATCCGATAACCTGATTGTTCTGTATGTGTTTTGGGAATTGACGAGTATTTCTTCCTTCTTATTAATTGCTTTCTGGTATCACCGAAAACAGTCAAGGTACGGAGCGAAGAAATCCATGCTGATTACTGTCACAGGTGGTATTTTCATGTTGGTTGGATTTTTAATGCTTTATACGATTACAGGAACGTTCAATTTGCAAGAATTAGTCGCTATGCGAGAAGTGATTGCAGCAGACTCATTGTTCATCCCTGCTATGTTGCTTGTTTTAGTTGGTGCGTTCACTAAGTCCGCACAGTTTCCATTTCATATCTGGCTCCCTGACGCAATGGAAGCCCCTACGCCTGTTAGTGCTTACCTACACTCCGCTACCATGGTTAAAGCGGGTATTTATTTAGTAGCCCGGTTCACTCCAGTCTTCGCAGGTGACACGACGTGGTTCTTCGTCGTATCTTGTGTTGGATTATTGACGATGTTGTGGGGATCTGTCAATGCGGTGAAGCAAACGGATCTGAAAGCGTTACTCGCGTTTTCAACAGTGAGTCAGCTGGGTATGATCATGAGTTTGCTTGGTATCGGCTCATTGGCATTCGCTTCCTCTGAAAGCACGCACATCGCGTTATTTACCGCTGCTACATTCGCTGCATTATTCCATATGATTAATCATTCCACCTTTAAAGGGTCTTTATTTATGGTCGTCGGAATTTTAGATCACGAGCTGGGAACACGTAATATTCAACGACTTGGTGGCTTGGCAACGATCATGCCCATTACTTTTACCATTGCATTGATTGGTAGTTTTTCCATGGCAGGACTTCCTCCATTTAACGGCTTCTTAAGTAAAGAATTATTTTTTGAAGCGACGCTGTCATTGAAAGAAGCGAATCTATTATCAATGGATTCGTTGGTTTTATTGTTCCCAATCGTTGCATGGGTCGGCAGTATATTTACATTTATTTATTGTATGATCATAGTATTTCAGACGTTTTTCGGCAAAGTACATGCACCGGTTCCCGGACAAAGACCTGCCCATGAAGCACCGATCCAGATGTTGATTTCACCTATGGTACTTGGCAGTCTGGTCGTACTCATTTTCATATTCCCGAATCTGCTCGGTACGTATATTTTAGGGCCAGCAATGAATGCGGTCTATCCACAATTTGTGGGGATGCCTGGTCTAGTACCAGAAATAAAAGTGTGGCATGGTTGGGGGATGCCGATTTACATGACGATCGGCGTGGTGATCACGGGTGTTTTATTGTATTGTTTCTTGCGTTACTGGAAAGGTATTTACAGTTTTGGCTTTTTACAATGGACGCTTGATCGCTCATATAATGCGTTATTACAACGGGTTGAACGAGTGGCTTCTGTGGTGACGAAAACGTATATGACCGGATCGGTACGGGATTACGTTGCATATATCATGTTGTTTTTCATTGCACTTGTCGGTATAGGTTTGCTAGGTTTTCAGCAATTCATTTTCGACTTTTCAAATGATGCTGTGATTGAAATTAATGAAAGCATCATTATTTTCGTTATGATGTGTTCAAGTGTAGCGATTTTATTTGCCAAATCCAGAATTACTGCAATTATTCTTAACGGTGTGCTAGGCTATTCCATCGCCATTCTATTTGTAGTATTCCGTGCGCCAGATCTGGCGTTGACACAAATAATAGTCGAGACGGTTACAACGGTGCTGTTCTTATTGTGCTTCTATTATCTACCAGAATGGAGAAACGAGCATAAGTCGATCTCCATGCGAGTACGGAATGGATTGATCGCGGTTGCATCCGGAGTTGTGGTTACCGTTATCGCTTTGCTCGTACAAGGCCATTCCTTGTATCCGTCTATTTCCGTTTACTATGAAACGGCATCACGGCTTGCAGGTGGTTTGAATGTAGTGAATACGATACTCGGTGACTTCCGCGCATTTGATACGATGTTGGAAGTATTGGTATTATTCATCGCAGGTCTTGGTGTCTATTCATTAGTCAAGTTGCGTCGCAAGAAGGGAGTGGATCACCCTGAAGAAAAATGA
- a CDS encoding histidine kinase yields MGKMKSRMDESILVCVYYGPNGERLINRGYKIATIMDCPLYILTVDPAPLDDFDVEKSEYIDRWKELADELDVEAFIIRDDEKRPTAKVIKEVAHQFGITQIIIGQTAQSRWEEITKGSFMNVLLREIPFVDFHVVSVDRAIKSEIEGSFEKGVRAYLIPDGDNFRINFTLTKHAQYEGIFFKEIGTDFNNGIFKFMQNSKICQVQIEDDQVLDSSKIQCKIQN; encoded by the coding sequence ATGGGCAAAATGAAAAGCCGTATGGACGAGAGTATTCTCGTTTGTGTGTATTACGGTCCAAATGGTGAACGTCTCATTAATAGAGGATATAAAATTGCAACAATCATGGACTGTCCGCTTTATATCCTGACAGTCGACCCTGCACCACTAGATGATTTTGATGTCGAGAAGTCCGAGTATATAGATCGTTGGAAAGAACTTGCAGACGAATTGGATGTTGAAGCATTCATTATCCGCGACGATGAGAAGCGCCCAACTGCAAAAGTCATTAAAGAAGTGGCTCACCAATTTGGCATTACACAAATCATCATCGGACAGACCGCGCAAAGCCGCTGGGAGGAAATCACAAAAGGCTCTTTCATGAACGTCTTGTTAAGAGAAATTCCATTTGTTGATTTCCATGTCGTGTCGGTTGATCGTGCGATTAAAAGTGAGATAGAAGGATCGTTTGAAAAAGGCGTACGGGCGTATTTGATTCCCGATGGCGACAACTTCCGCATCAATTTCACGCTTACCAAGCATGCGCAGTACGAGGGAATCTTCTTTAAGGAAATTGGGACCGATTTTAACAACGGAATTTTTAAGTTCATGCAAAACAGCAAGATATGCCAGGTACAGATAGAAGATGACCAAGTACTCGACTCAAGCAAGATCCAGTGCAAGATACAAAATTAA
- the murB gene encoding UDP-N-acetylmuramate dehydrogenase, giving the protein MSKHRWFEDLQNNIKSGWLLLDEPLNKYTKTRLGGKADVFAAPGTIEEVQAVVSYAYQHEIPILLLGNGSNMVVRDGGVRGIVMYMANLNHIEIVGTRMIAEAGANIIDASKEAAIACLTGLEFACGIPGSIGGAMAMNAGAYGGEIKDIIHQATVMDDKGRIFVLSKDELELGYRKSIITTEGYYVLSAEFWLTQGEQCEIDAAVADLTFQRESKQPLEYPSAGSVFKRPPGYFAGKLIQDSGLQGKGFGGAEVSTKHAGFIVNKSNATAADYIQTIEMVKAEVKKNFGIDLEMEVKIVGEELSE; this is encoded by the coding sequence ATGTCAAAACATCGATGGTTTGAAGATCTTCAAAATAACATAAAAAGCGGTTGGTTATTACTTGATGAGCCATTAAACAAATATACGAAAACACGTCTAGGTGGTAAAGCGGATGTCTTCGCGGCACCTGGCACAATAGAAGAAGTGCAAGCGGTTGTTAGCTATGCTTATCAGCATGAAATTCCTATTTTGTTGCTAGGAAACGGTTCTAATATGGTCGTTCGTGACGGTGGTGTTCGTGGAATTGTAATGTATATGGCAAACCTAAACCATATTGAGATTGTTGGTACTCGAATGATTGCGGAAGCTGGAGCAAATATTATCGATGCCTCTAAAGAAGCAGCGATAGCTTGTTTAACAGGTCTGGAGTTTGCTTGTGGAATACCGGGTTCAATCGGTGGTGCAATGGCAATGAATGCAGGCGCATACGGTGGAGAAATCAAAGATATTATTCATCAAGCGACTGTAATGGATGACAAAGGAAGAATTTTCGTGCTTTCAAAAGATGAGTTGGAGCTAGGGTATCGTAAAAGCATCATTACTACAGAAGGCTATTACGTCCTATCAGCAGAGTTCTGGCTCACACAAGGTGAACAGTGTGAAATTGATGCGGCAGTTGCCGACTTAACGTTTCAACGTGAATCAAAACAACCGCTTGAATATCCATCAGCAGGAAGTGTGTTCAAGCGTCCACCCGGTTACTTCGCTGGAAAGTTGATCCAAGATAGCGGCTTGCAAGGTAAAGGTTTTGGTGGAGCGGAAGTGTCTACTAAACACGCGGGGTTCATCGTCAATAAAAGTAATGCCACTGCGGCAGATTATATTCAGACGATTGAGATGGTCAAAGCGGAAGTGAAGAAGAACTTCGGGATTGATCTGGAAATGGAAGTGAAGATCGTAGGGGAAGAACTTTCTGAATAA
- a CDS encoding YceI family protein encodes MNTWKVDPTASTVGFFVPHMMVSTVTGTFEEFSGELQGNIADLTKTKISFQVIVSSIQTKNRDRDLHLCSADFFNAETFPEMTFSSRTIYNDTDGRYQMSGDLTVKNTTKRALFCITPQEVTVFGATYLVEGKIKRKDFGLMWNRAIEAGGVMVGDIIDIKMSVVICKEKRQ; translated from the coding sequence GTGAATACTTGGAAGGTAGATCCTACGGCGTCCACTGTTGGCTTCTTTGTTCCACATATGATGGTATCAACTGTCACGGGAACGTTTGAAGAGTTTTCGGGAGAATTACAAGGAAACATTGCGGACTTGACTAAAACAAAGATTAGTTTTCAAGTAATCGTTTCTTCAATCCAGACGAAGAATAGAGACCGTGATCTACATCTATGCTCCGCGGACTTTTTTAATGCCGAAACTTTCCCCGAAATGACATTCTCTTCCCGCACAATTTACAACGATACAGATGGTAGATATCAAATGTCCGGTGACTTGACTGTTAAAAACACGACCAAAAGAGCCCTATTCTGCATCACTCCCCAAGAAGTCACCGTCTTCGGTGCTACGTATCTCGTCGAGGGTAAAATCAAACGAAAAGATTTCGGATTAATGTGGAACCGTGCAATTGAAGCTGGTGGTGTAATGGTTGGCGATATTATTGATATCAAGATGTCCGTTGTAATTTGCAAGGAAAAAAGACAATAG
- a CDS encoding DsbA family oxidoreductase, whose amino-acid sequence MKIEVWSDYVCPFCYIGKRRLEHALKQLGLEGESEVVFKAFQLDPNTPVASEQSILDGLASKFKVTKQEAENMMSNIEEQAKTVDLHYQVDRMKTSNTLDAHRLVKFAEKHNVEKEVTERLMHGYFVEGERIDTEEVLVGIAAEAGLEAKETKDMLHSNDYEDEVKKDIEEAREIGVQGVPFFVINRKFAISGAQPTEAFVEAFKKIVEEEKGTKPKLQVLGTDNGGQCDDGACDI is encoded by the coding sequence ATGAAAATTGAAGTATGGTCAGATTATGTTTGTCCGTTTTGCTATATTGGAAAAAGACGTTTGGAGCATGCATTGAAGCAATTAGGGCTCGAGGGGGAATCGGAAGTTGTATTCAAGGCGTTTCAATTAGATCCGAATACACCCGTGGCTTCAGAGCAATCAATATTGGACGGATTAGCTAGTAAATTTAAAGTCACCAAACAAGAAGCAGAAAACATGATGAGTAATATAGAAGAGCAAGCAAAAACCGTTGATCTTCACTATCAAGTAGATCGAATGAAAACATCTAACACGCTTGATGCACACCGTTTAGTGAAATTTGCAGAGAAGCACAATGTAGAGAAGGAAGTGACAGAGCGTCTCATGCACGGTTATTTCGTGGAAGGGGAGCGTATCGATACGGAAGAAGTACTCGTAGGGATTGCAGCAGAAGCTGGATTGGAAGCAAAGGAAACCAAAGACATGCTTCATAGTAATGATTACGAGGATGAAGTAAAAAAAGACATCGAAGAAGCGCGGGAAATTGGTGTTCAAGGTGTACCATTCTTTGTAATTAATCGTAAATTTGCTATAAGTGGAGCGCAGCCTACTGAAGCATTTGTCGAAGCGTTTAAAAAGATTGTTGAGGAAGAGAAGGGTACAAAACCTAAGTTGCAAGTACTTGGCACAGATAATGGCGGGCAGTGTGATGATGGGGCTTGTGACATCTGA
- a CDS encoding FAD-dependent oxidoreductase has product MNQSLWLATAYPKSTYPTVDDDLTCDVLIIGGGLSGIANAYFLSKQGKDVVLLEKNSLLHGATGNSTGKLTAQHDVVYADMIEQFGVESAKQYFNANEQAVDFARSIAEADQLQNAHSVLYSQTTEGTERLLAEKKAYEAIGIPFILASNAPYLPFETAHTLLIEDEAQIHPVRFGQQLAELAVKEGARIFEHAQVAALDTDRHFVKLSSSKIVSYRQLVICSHYPIEALEGMQILKLDVQRSYIAAAKTDTVFDHQYISVDEPKRSIRTVTIDDQSYLLLAAQSHPAGSEKETQLHYDSLTEDIKTTLGHPEVVYKWSAQDPSTPDLVPYAGAISNSSPDVYISTGYRKWGLSNSLACAEIISDAIIGRPNAASELFSPSRTDFGSLSSRALLLAGRTVKEFAGGHIARTDSPICTHMGCRTRWNKGDQTWDCPCHGSRFRADGTVLEGPATQPLDLG; this is encoded by the coding sequence ATGAATCAATCTTTATGGCTCGCCACTGCTTATCCGAAATCTACCTATCCAACTGTAGATGATGATTTAACTTGTGATGTGTTAATCATCGGAGGCGGACTGAGCGGCATAGCAAATGCCTATTTTTTGTCTAAGCAAGGAAAGGACGTTGTGTTGCTCGAAAAAAACAGTTTGCTGCATGGGGCAACGGGAAATTCTACAGGTAAACTAACCGCACAACATGATGTAGTCTATGCAGACATGATTGAACAGTTTGGTGTGGAAAGCGCAAAACAATATTTTAATGCAAATGAACAAGCTGTTGATTTTGCGCGATCCATTGCGGAAGCAGATCAACTGCAAAATGCACACTCCGTACTATATTCTCAAACAACTGAAGGTACGGAACGATTACTTGCGGAGAAGAAAGCGTATGAAGCGATTGGGATTCCATTTATACTTGCGAGCAATGCACCCTACTTACCTTTTGAAACAGCTCACACTTTACTGATTGAAGACGAAGCACAAATTCATCCAGTGCGTTTTGGACAACAATTGGCAGAGCTCGCTGTAAAAGAAGGTGCACGAATTTTTGAACATGCACAAGTAGCCGCTCTGGATACTGATCGTCATTTCGTCAAACTCTCTTCATCTAAAATAGTGAGTTATCGACAACTAGTTATCTGCTCACATTATCCCATTGAAGCACTCGAAGGCATGCAAATTCTTAAACTGGACGTCCAGCGTTCCTATATTGCTGCGGCTAAAACCGATACTGTATTTGATCATCAATATATCTCGGTAGATGAGCCGAAACGCTCGATACGGACAGTGACGATCGATGACCAGTCTTACTTGTTGCTAGCCGCTCAATCTCATCCTGCTGGTTCGGAAAAAGAAACCCAACTACATTATGACAGCTTGACAGAGGATATAAAAACGACATTGGGGCATCCTGAAGTTGTCTACAAATGGTCGGCTCAGGATCCGTCCACACCTGATTTAGTGCCTTATGCAGGAGCTATTTCAAACTCTTCGCCGGATGTCTACATTAGTACAGGCTATCGAAAATGGGGATTATCTAATTCCTTAGCCTGTGCAGAAATTATCTCGGATGCGATTATCGGTCGACCGAATGCCGCAAGCGAATTATTTTCTCCTAGTAGAACCGATTTCGGCTCTTTATCCAGCCGGGCTTTACTATTAGCCGGGCGTACCGTAAAGGAATTTGCCGGTGGACATATCGCCCGGACTGACTCCCCAATTTGTACGCATATGGGATGTCGTACCCGTTGGAATAAAGGAGACCAAACGTGGGACTGTCCATGTCACGGATCACGTTTTCGTGCGGATGGAACCGTATTGGAAGGTCCTGCCACACAGCCCCTCGATTTAGGATAA
- a CDS encoding manganese-dependent inorganic pyrophosphatase — protein MSKVLVIGHKNPDTDSIASAITYAYLKQQIGMDAEAVRLGTITKETAYALETFGFEAPRLIERAAPETSQVILVDHNERQQSVDDLDEVQVLEVIDHHRIANFQTNDPLYYRAEPVGCTATILNKLFKEHGVEIPKNIAGLMLSAIVSDSLLFKSPTFTDQDQVAAKELAAIAEVDAAVYGLDMLKAGADLSSVPVKDLASLDSKEFIFGDVKMEIAQVNAVDLQDILGRQDELEAELNEVIEQKGLDLFLFVVTDIINSDSVIIALGKEAERAGSAFNVAFNNNTALLKGIVSRKKQIVPVLTEALS, from the coding sequence ATGTCAAAAGTGTTAGTCATTGGACATAAAAACCCGGATACAGATTCCATCGCATCAGCGATTACGTATGCATATCTTAAACAACAAATCGGTATGGACGCAGAAGCTGTTCGTCTAGGGACTATTACGAAAGAAACAGCGTATGCGCTTGAAACTTTCGGTTTTGAAGCACCACGCTTAATTGAAAGAGCAGCACCTGAAACATCTCAAGTCATCTTAGTCGATCATAACGAAAGACAACAAAGTGTCGATGACTTGGATGAAGTACAAGTGTTAGAAGTAATTGATCATCACCGTATTGCGAACTTCCAGACAAACGATCCATTGTATTATCGCGCAGAGCCAGTAGGCTGTACGGCAACTATATTGAATAAATTATTCAAAGAGCATGGCGTTGAAATTCCGAAGAACATTGCAGGCTTAATGCTTTCTGCGATCGTATCGGATTCGTTATTATTCAAATCGCCAACATTCACAGATCAAGATCAGGTAGCAGCCAAAGAACTAGCTGCCATTGCAGAAGTAGATGCTGCTGTTTACGGTTTGGACATGTTGAAAGCTGGAGCAGACTTAAGCTCTGTACCTGTAAAGGATTTGGCTAGTCTGGATTCGAAAGAATTTATATTCGGCGATGTGAAAATGGAAATCGCACAAGTAAATGCAGTAGACTTGCAAGATATTCTTGGTCGACAAGATGAACTGGAAGCGGAATTAAATGAAGTAATCGAACAAAAAGGGCTAGATTTATTCCTGTTTGTTGTGACGGATATCATCAATAGCGATTCCGTAATCATTGCGCTAGGAAAAGAAGCCGAACGTGCAGGTTCTGCATTTAATGTAGCATTCAATAATAATACGGCTTTGTTAAAAGGTATCGTTTCACGTAAGAAGCAAATTGTACCTGTATTGACTGAAGCACTTTCATAA
- a CDS encoding RrF2 family transcriptional regulator: protein MRLTMYTDYSLRVLIFLASKQSDELSTVQEISDAYQISKNHLTKIVHELGKLELIETTRGRGGGIRLSVNPNSINVGELVRKTEDDFHLVECFDPSKNMCVLSQACQLRGVLYEALQAYFAVLDRYTIADFLHNKEEIQSLLFPTSQS from the coding sequence ATGCGTTTAACGATGTATACAGATTATTCGCTGCGTGTTCTGATTTTTTTAGCTTCCAAGCAATCGGATGAACTGTCCACAGTTCAAGAAATCTCGGATGCTTATCAAATATCGAAAAATCACCTCACCAAGATAGTCCATGAGTTAGGAAAACTGGAACTCATCGAAACCACTCGTGGGCGGGGTGGCGGAATCCGTCTCAGTGTAAATCCAAATAGCATTAATGTAGGCGAACTAGTTCGAAAAACAGAAGATGATTTCCACTTAGTCGAATGTTTTGATCCCAGTAAAAATATGTGCGTATTGTCTCAAGCCTGTCAGCTAAGGGGTGTCTTATACGAAGCACTTCAAGCTTACTTTGCTGTGCTAGATCGTTACACGATTGCAGATTTCCTTCATAACAAGGAAGAAATACAATCTTTACTATTTCCTACTAGTCAATCCTGA
- the hmpA gene encoding NO-inducible flavohemoprotein, with protein sequence MLDQKTIDVIKSTVPVLEEHGTAITTAFYKNMFVAHPELLDIFNHANQSQGRQQTALANTVYAAAQHIDNLEAILPVVVQIAHKHVSLGILPEHYPIVGEYLLKAIKEVLGDAATPEIMDAWEAAYGVIADAFIGVEKDMYENTEQADGGWHLFKDFEIIDKVEESDVITSFYLKPVDGKKLPYYLPGQYITIRLEIPGAKNIVNRQYSLSQKSNDETFRISVKREDTLSPNGVVSCYLHENASVGDIVEVSAPAGDFYLDPTGTAPVTLISGGVGITPMKAMYSTIADLSPEREVTFLHSARTRSQQAFANKLEQLNAKLPNSTYKTLYSEEGDGMFTREFLEDNVIAGSDVYVCGPTGFMEFVLQQLHAMGIPEEKIHFEFFGPAVALQLQSV encoded by the coding sequence ATGTTAGATCAAAAAACTATCGACGTTATCAAATCCACAGTACCAGTATTAGAAGAGCACGGCACCGCGATTACTACGGCTTTTTATAAAAACATGTTTGTGGCTCATCCCGAATTACTAGATATATTTAACCATGCTAACCAATCTCAAGGTCGTCAACAGACAGCTCTTGCAAACACAGTATACGCAGCAGCGCAACATATCGATAACCTAGAAGCCATTTTACCGGTGGTTGTCCAAATCGCGCACAAGCACGTATCTCTGGGAATTTTGCCAGAACATTATCCAATTGTCGGAGAGTATTTATTGAAAGCGATCAAAGAAGTGCTTGGCGATGCAGCAACACCTGAAATTATGGATGCGTGGGAAGCCGCTTATGGCGTAATCGCTGACGCTTTCATCGGCGTAGAAAAAGATATGTATGAGAATACAGAACAAGCTGATGGCGGATGGCATTTATTTAAAGACTTCGAAATTATCGACAAAGTGGAAGAAAGTGACGTCATTACGTCGTTTTACTTAAAACCTGTTGACGGCAAAAAGTTGCCATACTATTTACCAGGACAATACATTACGATTCGATTGGAAATCCCAGGTGCGAAAAATATTGTCAACCGTCAGTACAGCTTGTCTCAAAAATCAAACGATGAGACTTTCCGTATCTCGGTTAAACGTGAAGATACATTATCACCTAATGGCGTAGTATCTTGCTACTTGCATGAAAATGCAAGTGTAGGCGACATCGTCGAAGTCAGCGCACCAGCAGGCGACTTCTATTTGGATCCTACTGGTACAGCACCTGTCACATTAATCAGCGGTGGAGTGGGTATTACACCAATGAAAGCTATGTATTCAACTATTGCAGACTTGTCTCCTGAACGTGAAGTGACATTCTTGCACTCTGCACGTACACGCAGCCAACAAGCATTTGCGAATAAACTAGAGCAATTAAATGCTAAATTGCCAAACTCTACGTACAAAACGCTTTATTCAGAAGAGGGAGACGGCATGTTCACACGTGAATTCTTAGAAGACAACGTGATTGCAGGCAGTGATGTCTATGTATGCGGACCAACTGGCTTCATGGAGTTCGTACTTCAACAACTTCACGCAATGGGTATTCCAGAAGAGAAAATTCACTTCGAGTTCTTCGGCCCAGCTGTAGCCCTTCAGTTACAATCTGTTTAA
- a CDS encoding DNA-3-methyladenine glycosylase has protein sequence MYEPIDSSFFNVPVLELARNLVGQYIVHEQPEGLSVVRIVETEAYHGAEDRAAHSYGNRRTKRTEVMFGKPGSVYTYQMHTHTLMNVVCAQEGTPHAVLLRAGEPIEGVSHMQQRRGIHIKRETDLTNGPGKLSKALGVTMSYYGHHWTQKPLYIAEGFPQAEIEAGPRVGIGNTGEAVHYPWRFYEKDNPFVSKYRK, from the coding sequence ATGTATGAACCAATTGATTCATCTTTCTTCAATGTACCTGTACTAGAGCTTGCTCGTAATCTAGTCGGACAATATATTGTACATGAGCAACCCGAAGGACTGTCAGTGGTCAGAATTGTGGAAACTGAAGCGTATCACGGAGCTGAAGACCGTGCTGCGCATAGTTATGGTAACCGTAGAACGAAGCGAACGGAAGTCATGTTCGGTAAGCCGGGATCCGTATATACATATCAGATGCATACCCACACGCTAATGAATGTCGTCTGTGCTCAAGAGGGGACACCGCATGCCGTGTTACTACGGGCAGGTGAACCAATAGAAGGAGTAAGTCATATGCAACAACGCCGTGGCATACACATTAAGAGAGAAACCGATCTTACAAATGGACCCGGGAAACTTTCCAAGGCTCTCGGGGTGACGATGTCATACTACGGACATCATTGGACACAGAAGCCTCTCTACATAGCTGAAGGCTTTCCTCAGGCTGAAATAGAAGCAGGTCCGCGGGTAGGGATTGGCAACACGGGTGAAGCCGTGCATTACCCTTGGCGTTTCTATGAAAAGGACAACCCGTTCGTCTCAAAGTATAGAAAATAA